From the Pseudomonas putida genome, one window contains:
- a CDS encoding DUF3077 domain-containing protein — translation MTEHNPTTPGKTCFFQGEEHKQPLFQICAGIPCQDARDQASELLGCVRDLTLNAVMDNDPQLIWAAHYLSALAKALLDDAELGTTR, via the coding sequence ATGACCGAACACAACCCGACCACCCCCGGCAAAACCTGCTTTTTCCAAGGCGAAGAGCACAAGCAGCCCCTGTTCCAGATCTGCGCTGGCATCCCCTGCCAGGACGCCCGCGACCAAGCCTCCGAACTGCTGGGCTGCGTACGCGACCTGACCCTGAACGCGGTCATGGACAACGACCCGCAACTGATCTGGGCCGCGCACTACCTCAGCGCCTTGGCCAAGGCACTACTGGACGACGCCGAACTGGGCACCACTCGCTAA
- the typA gene encoding translational GTPase TypA: MIENLRNIAIIAHVDHGKTTLVDKLLRQSGTLERNELNDERVMDSNDQEKERGITILAKNTAINWNGYHINIVDTPGHADFGGEVERVMSMVDSVLLLVDAQDGPMPQTRFVTKKAFEAGLKPIVVINKVDRPGARPDWVLDQIFDLFDNLGATDEQLDFKVVYASALNGIAGLDHTAMGEDMTALYQSIVDNVPAPDVDRDGSFQMQISALDYNSFLGVIGVGRIARGRVKPNTPVVAIDTNGKKRNGRILKLMGHHGLHRVDVEEAQAGDIVCISGFDELFISDTLCAPDAVEAMKPLTVDEPTVSMTFQVNDSPFCGKEGKFVTSRNIKDRLDKELLYNVALRVQETDSPDKFKVSGRGELHLSVLIETMRREGFEMAVGRPEVIIREVDGVKQEPFENVTIDIPEESQGKVMEEMGLRKGDLTNMVPDGKGRVRLEYNIPARGLIGFRNQFLTLTNGAGILTSIFDRYDTMKSGQMSGRLNGVLVSVETGKALTYSLETLQARGKLFVEHGQEIYNGQIIGLNSRDNDLGVNPTKGKKLDNMRASGKDEVIALVPPVRHTLEQALEFIQDDELCEVTPKSIRLRKKILDEGERTRAAKKAKN; encoded by the coding sequence GTGATCGAAAATCTGCGTAACATCGCCATCATCGCCCACGTTGACCATGGTAAAACCACCCTGGTCGACAAACTCCTGCGTCAGTCCGGCACTCTGGAGCGTAACGAGCTCAACGACGAGCGCGTCATGGACTCCAACGACCAGGAAAAAGAGCGCGGTATTACCATTCTGGCGAAAAACACCGCCATCAACTGGAACGGCTACCACATCAACATCGTCGACACCCCCGGCCACGCCGACTTCGGTGGCGAGGTTGAGCGTGTAATGTCGATGGTCGACTCCGTGCTGCTGCTGGTCGACGCCCAGGACGGCCCGATGCCGCAAACCCGCTTCGTGACCAAGAAGGCTTTCGAAGCTGGCCTCAAGCCGATCGTCGTGATCAACAAGGTCGACCGTCCGGGCGCGCGTCCTGACTGGGTTCTGGACCAGATCTTCGACCTGTTCGACAACCTCGGTGCCACCGACGAACAGCTGGACTTCAAAGTCGTCTACGCCTCGGCCCTGAACGGCATTGCCGGTCTGGACCACACCGCCATGGGCGAAGACATGACCGCCCTGTACCAGTCGATCGTCGACAACGTACCGGCGCCGGACGTTGACCGTGACGGTTCGTTCCAGATGCAGATCTCCGCGCTGGACTACAACAGCTTCCTCGGTGTTATCGGCGTTGGCCGTATCGCCCGTGGCCGCGTCAAGCCGAACACCCCGGTTGTCGCCATCGACACCAACGGCAAGAAGCGTAACGGTCGTATCCTGAAGCTGATGGGCCACCACGGCCTGCACCGCGTCGACGTCGAAGAAGCCCAGGCTGGCGACATCGTCTGCATCAGCGGTTTCGACGAGCTGTTCATCTCCGACACCCTGTGCGCCCCGGACGCGGTAGAGGCGATGAAGCCGCTGACCGTTGACGAGCCGACCGTTTCGATGACCTTCCAGGTCAACGACTCGCCGTTCTGCGGTAAGGAAGGCAAGTTCGTCACCAGCCGTAACATCAAGGACCGTCTGGACAAGGAGCTGCTGTACAACGTTGCTCTGCGCGTTCAGGAAACCGATTCCCCTGACAAGTTCAAGGTATCGGGCCGTGGTGAGCTGCACCTGTCCGTTCTGATCGAAACCATGCGCCGTGAAGGCTTCGAGATGGCCGTAGGCCGTCCTGAAGTGATCATCCGCGAAGTCGACGGCGTGAAGCAGGAACCGTTCGAGAACGTCACCATCGACATCCCTGAAGAATCCCAGGGCAAGGTCATGGAAGAGATGGGCCTGCGTAAAGGCGACCTGACCAACATGGTGCCGGATGGCAAGGGCCGTGTGCGTCTGGAGTACAACATTCCAGCCCGTGGTCTGATCGGTTTCCGTAACCAGTTCCTGACCCTGACCAACGGTGCAGGCATCCTGACCTCGATCTTCGATCGCTACGACACCATGAAGTCGGGCCAGATGTCCGGCCGTCTGAACGGTGTTCTGGTTTCGGTCGAAACCGGCAAGGCACTGACCTACTCGCTGGAAACCCTGCAGGCTCGCGGCAAGCTGTTCGTCGAGCACGGCCAGGAGATCTACAACGGTCAGATCATCGGCCTGAACAGCCGTGACAACGACCTGGGCGTGAACCCGACCAAAGGCAAGAAGCTCGACAACATGCGTGCTTCGGGCAAAGACGAAGTCATCGCCCTGGTACCGCCAGTTCGCCACACCCTGGAACAGGCTCTGGAATTCATCCAGGACGACGAGCTGTGCGAAGTGACGCCTAAGTCGATCCGTCTGCGCAAGAAGATCCTGGACGAAGGCGAGCGTACCCGCGCTGCCAAGAAAGCCAAGAACTGA
- the thiI gene encoding tRNA uracil 4-sulfurtransferase ThiI, which yields MKLIVKVFPEITIKSRPVRKRFIRQLGKNIRNVLKDLDPELAVDGVWDNLEVVTRVEDEKVQREMIERLTCTPGITHFLQVEEYPLGDFDDIVAKCKHHFGHLLAGKRFSVRCKRGGHHDFTSMDVDRYVGSQLRQQCGAAGIDLKTPEVVVRMEIRDQRLYVIHNQHNGIGGYPLGALEQTLVLMSGGFDSTVAAYQMMRRGLMTHFCFFNLGGRAHELGVMEVAHYLWKKYGSSQRVLFISVPFEEVVGEILNKVDNSYMGVTLKRMMLRGAAHMADRLQIDALVTGEAISQVSSQTLPNLSIIDSATDKLVLRPLLASHKQDIIDQATEIGTADFAKHMPEYCGVISVNPTTHAKRHRMEHEEKQFDMAVLERALERAKFISIDHVIDELGKDIEVEEVAEALPGQIVIDIRHPDAQEDEPLALEGIEVQAMPFYAINSKFKHLDPTRQYLLYCDKGVMSRLHAHHLLSEGHANVRVYRPT from the coding sequence ATGAAACTTATCGTCAAAGTCTTCCCAGAAATCACCATCAAGAGCCGGCCGGTGCGCAAGCGCTTCATCCGCCAGCTCGGCAAGAACATCCGTAACGTGCTCAAGGATCTCGATCCTGAGCTCGCGGTCGATGGTGTCTGGGACAATCTCGAGGTGGTCACCCGCGTCGAGGACGAGAAGGTCCAGCGCGAGATGATCGAGCGCCTCACCTGCACCCCGGGTATTACCCACTTCCTGCAGGTCGAGGAATACCCGCTGGGCGACTTCGACGACATCGTCGCCAAGTGCAAGCACCACTTCGGCCACCTGCTGGCCGGCAAGCGCTTCTCGGTGCGCTGCAAGCGCGGCGGGCATCACGACTTCACCTCGATGGACGTCGACCGCTACGTCGGCAGCCAGCTGCGCCAGCAGTGCGGCGCCGCCGGCATCGACCTGAAGACGCCTGAAGTCGTGGTGCGCATGGAGATCCGCGACCAGCGCCTGTATGTGATCCACAACCAGCACAACGGCATCGGCGGCTACCCGCTGGGTGCCCTGGAGCAGACCCTGGTGCTGATGTCCGGTGGTTTCGACTCCACCGTGGCGGCCTACCAGATGATGCGCCGCGGCCTGATGACCCACTTCTGCTTCTTCAACCTTGGTGGCCGTGCCCACGAGCTGGGCGTGATGGAAGTGGCCCACTACCTGTGGAAAAAGTACGGCAGCAGCCAGCGCGTGCTGTTCATCAGCGTGCCGTTCGAAGAAGTGGTCGGCGAGATCCTCAACAAGGTCGATAACAGCTACATGGGCGTGACCCTCAAGCGCATGATGCTGCGCGGTGCCGCACACATGGCTGACCGCCTGCAGATCGACGCGCTGGTTACCGGCGAGGCGATCTCCCAGGTCTCCAGCCAGACCCTGCCGAACCTGTCGATCATCGACTCGGCCACCGACAAGCTGGTACTGCGCCCGTTGCTGGCCAGCCACAAGCAGGACATCATCGACCAGGCTACCGAGATCGGCACCGCCGACTTCGCCAAGCACATGCCGGAATACTGCGGCGTGATCTCGGTGAACCCGACCACCCATGCCAAGCGTCACCGCATGGAGCACGAAGAAAAGCAGTTCGACATGGCCGTGCTGGAGCGCGCCCTGGAGCGTGCCAAGTTCATCTCCATCGACCATGTGATCGACGAGCTGGGCAAGGACATCGAAGTCGAGGAAGTGGCCGAGGCGCTGCCAGGCCAGATCGTCATCGACATTCGTCACCCCGATGCCCAGGAAGACGAACCACTGGCGCTGGAAGGTATCGAAGTCCAGGCCATGCCGTTCTATGCGATCAACAGCAAGTTCAAGCATCTGGACCCTACGCGCCAGTACTTGCTGTATTGCGACAAAGGTGTGATGAGCCGTTTGCACGCACACCACCTGCTCAGTGAGGGACATGCCAATGTGCGTGTTTATCGTCCGACATAA
- the glnA gene encoding type I glutamate--ammonia ligase, whose translation MSKSVQLIKDHDVKWIDLRFTDTKGVQHHVTMPARDGLDEDFFEVGKMFDGSSIAGWKGIEASDMILMPVDETAVLDPFTEEPTLIITCDIVDPSSMQGYDRDPRAIAKRAEEYLKSTGIGDTVFAGPEPEFFIFDEVKFKSDISGSMFKIFSEQGSWMSDADVEGGNKGHRPGVKGGYFPVPPFDHDHEIRTAMCNALEEMGQTVEVHHHEVATAGQNEIGVKFNTLVKKADEVQALKYVVHNVADAYGRTATFMPKPLYGDNGSGMHVHMSIWKDGKNTFSGEGYAGLSDTALYFIGGIIKHGKALNGFTNPSTNSYKRLVPGFEAPVMLAYSARNRSASIRIPYVGSPKARRIEARFPDPSANPYLAFAALLMAGLDGIQNKIHPGDAADKNLYDLPPEEAKDIPQVCGSLKEALEELDKGRAFLTKGGVFSDDFIDAFIELKSEEEIKVRTFVHPLEYELYYSC comes from the coding sequence ATGTCGAAGTCGGTTCAACTCATCAAAGATCATGACGTCAAGTGGATTGATCTGCGTTTCACGGACACCAAGGGCGTACAGCATCACGTGACCATGCCGGCGCGTGATGGCCTGGACGAAGACTTCTTCGAAGTCGGCAAGATGTTCGACGGCTCCTCCATCGCTGGCTGGAAAGGCATCGAAGCTTCCGACATGATCCTGATGCCGGTCGACGAGACCGCCGTTCTGGACCCGTTCACCGAAGAACCAACCCTGATCATCACCTGCGACATCGTCGACCCATCGAGCATGCAGGGCTACGATCGCGACCCACGTGCGATCGCCAAGCGCGCCGAAGAGTACCTGAAGAGCACCGGCATCGGTGACACCGTCTTCGCTGGCCCAGAGCCAGAATTCTTCATCTTCGACGAAGTGAAGTTCAAGTCCGACATCTCCGGTTCGATGTTCAAGATCTTCTCCGAGCAAGGCTCGTGGATGTCTGATGCTGACGTGGAAGGCGGCAACAAAGGCCACCGTCCAGGCGTGAAAGGCGGCTACTTCCCGGTTCCGCCGTTCGACCACGACCACGAAATCCGTACCGCCATGTGCAACGCTCTGGAAGAAATGGGCCAGACCGTTGAAGTTCACCACCACGAAGTGGCGACTGCCGGCCAGAACGAAATCGGCGTCAAGTTCAACACCCTGGTGAAGAAAGCTGACGAAGTACAGGCCCTGAAATACGTCGTGCACAACGTTGCCGACGCTTACGGCCGCACCGCTACCTTCATGCCGAAGCCACTGTACGGCGACAACGGTTCGGGCATGCACGTGCACATGTCGATCTGGAAAGACGGCAAGAACACCTTCTCCGGTGAAGGCTATGCCGGCCTGTCCGACACCGCCCTGTACTTCATCGGCGGTATCATCAAGCACGGTAAGGCCCTGAACGGCTTCACCAACCCGTCGACCAACTCGTACAAGCGTCTGGTCCCAGGCTTCGAAGCCCCGGTAATGCTGGCTTACTCGGCTCGCAACCGTTCCGCCTCGATCCGTATTCCTTACGTCGGCAGCCCGAAAGCCCGCCGTATCGAAGCACGCTTCCCGGACCCATCGGCCAACCCGTACCTGGCGTTCGCGGCCCTGCTGATGGCCGGCCTGGACGGCATCCAGAACAAGATCCACCCAGGCGATGCTGCCGACAAGAACCTGTACGACCTGCCGCCTGAAGAAGCCAAGGACATCCCGCAAGTTTGCGGCAGCCTGAAAGAGGCTCTGGAAGAGCTGGATAAAGGCCGTGCGTTCCTGACCAAGGGCGGCGTGTTCTCCGACGACTTCATCGATGCCTTCATCGAGCTGAAGAGCGAAGAGGAAATCAAGGTCCGCACCTTCGTGCACCCGCTGGAATATGAGCTGTACTACAGCTGCTGA
- a CDS encoding chorismate mutase, which yields MRPLPFVLCFVLPLFGCSSPSQPELKPLLAAIGQRLDLAYAVAVHKWDNGVPVEAPLREQEVLQQVQAAAHDYDLTPERAAAFFADQIEANKIVQYGLIDRWTALGKRPPQQARNLADELRPRLDMLQATLLFELGNLDRKPLDDCSRQLTDALAGHASDPLRHMALVRATAHLCVKR from the coding sequence ATGCGCCCCCTGCCCTTCGTGCTGTGCTTCGTCTTACCTCTTTTCGGCTGCAGCTCCCCCTCACAACCTGAACTCAAGCCTTTGCTCGCGGCAATAGGCCAGCGCCTGGACCTGGCCTACGCCGTAGCCGTGCACAAATGGGACAATGGCGTGCCAGTCGAGGCCCCCCTGCGAGAACAAGAGGTTCTGCAGCAGGTTCAAGCTGCAGCGCATGATTACGACCTGACTCCCGAACGGGCAGCGGCCTTTTTTGCCGACCAGATCGAAGCCAACAAAATCGTCCAGTACGGCTTGATCGACCGCTGGACTGCACTGGGGAAGCGGCCCCCTCAGCAAGCTCGGAACCTCGCAGATGAACTGCGCCCGCGCCTGGACATGCTCCAGGCAACATTGCTGTTCGAACTGGGCAACCTGGACCGCAAGCCGCTTGACGACTGCTCTCGCCAGTTGACCGACGCCCTGGCCGGTCATGCCAGCGACCCGCTGCGGCACATGGCCCTGGTCCGCGCAACCGCACATTTGTGTGTAAAACGCTGA
- the glnL gene encoding nitrogen regulation protein NR(II) encodes MTISDAQHRLLLDNLTTATLLLNSELRLEYMNPAAEMLLAVSGQRSHGQFISELFTESTEALNSLRQAVEQAHPFTKREAQLTSLTGQAITVDYAVTPILHQGNTLLLLEVHPRDRLLRITKEEAQLSKQETTKMLVRGLAHEIKNPLGGIRGAAQLLARELPEEGLRDYTNVIIEEADRLRNLVDRMLGSNKLPSLAMTNIHEVLERVCSLVEAESQGCITLVRDYDPSLPDVLIDREQMIQAVLNIVRNAMQAISSQHELRLGRITLRSRAVRQFTIGHVRHRLAARIEIIDNGPGIPAELQDTLFYPMVSGRPDGTGLGLAITQNIISQHQGLIECESHAGHTAFSIFLPLEQGATAS; translated from the coding sequence ATGACCATCAGCGATGCACAGCACCGTCTGCTTCTGGACAACCTGACCACCGCCACGCTCCTGCTCAACAGCGAACTGCGCCTGGAGTACATGAACCCGGCTGCGGAAATGCTCCTGGCCGTCAGCGGCCAGCGCAGTCATGGGCAGTTCATCAGTGAGCTGTTCACTGAATCGACCGAGGCGCTCAACTCGCTGCGCCAGGCCGTGGAACAGGCGCACCCGTTCACCAAGCGTGAAGCGCAACTGACCTCGCTGACCGGGCAGGCCATCACCGTCGACTATGCCGTGACTCCGATCCTGCATCAGGGCAATACCTTGCTGCTGTTGGAAGTGCACCCGCGTGATCGCTTGCTGCGCATCACCAAGGAAGAAGCCCAGCTGAGCAAGCAGGAAACCACCAAGATGCTGGTGCGCGGCCTGGCCCACGAGATCAAGAACCCGCTTGGCGGTATTCGTGGTGCCGCGCAGCTGCTGGCTCGCGAATTGCCCGAAGAGGGGCTGCGCGACTACACCAACGTGATCATCGAAGAGGCCGACCGCCTGCGCAACCTGGTCGACCGCATGCTCGGCTCGAACAAGCTGCCGTCGCTGGCCATGACCAACATCCACGAAGTACTGGAGCGGGTCTGCAGCCTGGTCGAAGCCGAAAGTCAGGGATGCATCACGTTGGTGCGCGACTACGACCCAAGCCTGCCGGATGTGCTGATCGACCGCGAGCAGATGATCCAGGCCGTACTGAACATCGTGCGCAACGCGATGCAGGCGATCAGTTCGCAGCACGAGTTGCGCCTGGGTCGCATCACCCTGCGCAGCCGTGCCGTGCGCCAGTTCACCATCGGCCATGTGCGCCATCGCCTGGCGGCGCGTATCGAGATCATCGACAACGGCCCAGGCATCCCTGCGGAATTGCAGGACACGCTTTTTTATCCCATGGTCAGCGGGCGCCCGGACGGTACCGGGCTCGGCCTGGCCATTACCCAGAACATCATCAGCCAGCACCAGGGCCTGATCGAGTGTGAAAGCCACGCAGGGCACACCGCCTTCTCGATCTTCCTGCCCCTGGAACAAGGAGCCACCGCCTCATGA
- the ntrC gene encoding nitrogen regulation protein NR(I) — protein sequence MSRSETVWIVDDDRSIRWVLEKALQQEGMTTQSFDSADGVMGRLARQQPDVIISDIRMPGASGLDLLAQIREQHPRLPVIIMTAHSDLDSAVASYQGGAFEYLPKPFDVDEAVSLVKRANQHAQEQQGLDVPQALARTPEIIGEAPAMQEVFRAIGRLSHSNITVLINGESGTGKELVAHALHRHSPRAASPFIALNMAAIPKDLMESELFGHEKGAFTGAANLRRGRFEQADGGTLFLDEIGDMPADTQTRLLRVLADGEFYRVGGHVPVKVDVRIIAATHQNLESLVTAGKFREDLFHRLNVIRIHIPRLADRREDIPALARHFLGRAAQELAVEPKLLKPETEEFIRNLPWPGNVRQLENTCRWITVMASSREVLIGDLPPELLNLPQDAAPVTNWEQALRQWADQALARGQSNLLDSAVPSFERIMIETALKHTAGRRRDAAVLLGWGRNTLTRKIKELGMNVDGGDDDEGEDH from the coding sequence ATGAGCCGAAGTGAAACCGTATGGATCGTCGATGATGATCGCTCCATCCGCTGGGTCCTGGAAAAAGCCCTGCAACAGGAAGGCATGACCACCCAGAGCTTCGACAGCGCCGATGGTGTCATGGGCCGCCTGGCCCGCCAGCAGCCTGATGTGATCATTTCCGACATTCGCATGCCCGGCGCCAGCGGCCTAGACCTGCTGGCGCAGATCCGCGAACAGCATCCACGCCTGCCGGTCATCATCATGACCGCCCATTCCGATCTGGACAGCGCCGTGGCGTCCTACCAGGGGGGTGCTTTCGAGTACCTGCCCAAGCCGTTCGACGTCGACGAAGCGGTGTCCCTGGTCAAGCGTGCCAATCAGCACGCCCAGGAGCAGCAAGGCCTCGATGTGCCGCAGGCCTTGGCCCGCACCCCGGAAATCATCGGCGAAGCGCCAGCGATGCAGGAGGTGTTCCGCGCTATCGGCCGCCTGAGCCACTCCAACATCACGGTACTGATCAACGGCGAATCCGGTACCGGTAAAGAACTGGTGGCACACGCCCTGCACCGTCACAGCCCGCGTGCCGCATCGCCGTTCATCGCCCTGAACATGGCGGCCATCCCCAAGGACCTGATGGAGTCGGAGCTGTTCGGCCACGAGAAAGGCGCCTTCACCGGCGCGGCCAACCTGCGCCGCGGCCGCTTCGAGCAGGCCGACGGCGGTACCTTGTTCCTCGACGAGATCGGCGACATGCCCGCCGATACCCAGACCCGCCTGCTGCGGGTGCTGGCCGATGGCGAGTTCTATCGCGTTGGCGGCCACGTGCCGGTAAAGGTTGATGTACGCATCATTGCGGCGACCCACCAGAATCTGGAATCGCTGGTGACGGCCGGCAAGTTCCGGGAGGACTTGTTCCACCGCCTCAACGTGATCCGCATCCATATCCCACGCCTGGCCGACCGCCGCGAGGACATTCCGGCGCTGGCCCGGCATTTCCTCGGCCGTGCCGCCCAGGAACTTGCCGTAGAGCCGAAGCTGCTCAAGCCGGAAACCGAAGAATTCATCCGCAACCTGCCGTGGCCAGGCAACGTGCGCCAGCTGGAGAATACCTGCCGCTGGATCACGGTGATGGCCTCGAGTCGCGAAGTGCTGATCGGCGACCTGCCGCCGGAGCTGCTGAACCTGCCGCAGGACGCAGCGCCAGTGACCAACTGGGAACAGGCGCTGCGCCAGTGGGCGGATCAGGCTCTGGCGCGCGGGCAGTCGAACCTGCTCGACAGCGCAGTGCCCAGCTTCGAACGAATCATGATCGAGACCGCGCTCAAACACACTGCCGGGCGCCGGCGGGATGCAGCAGTGCTGCTGGGCTGGGGGCGTAATACCCTGACCCGCAAAATCAAGGAGCTGGGGATGAATGTCGATGGCGGGGATGATGATGAGGGCGAGGACCACTGA
- the trmL gene encoding tRNA (uridine(34)/cytosine(34)/5-carboxymethylaminomethyluridine(34)-2'-O)-methyltransferase TrmL encodes MFHVILFQPEIPPNTGNIIRLCANSGCALHLIEPISFELDDKRLRRAGLDYHEYATLKRHESLAGCLESLGNPRLFAFTTKGSHPFHEVAYQPGDAFLFGPESRGLPAEVLDSLPAEQRLRLPMRPGCRSLNLSNTVAVTVYEAWRQNGFAGS; translated from the coding sequence ATGTTTCACGTCATCCTTTTTCAACCAGAAATTCCGCCGAATACCGGCAACATCATCCGCCTCTGCGCCAACAGCGGGTGCGCCCTGCACCTGATCGAACCGATCAGCTTCGAACTGGACGACAAGCGCCTGCGCCGTGCCGGGCTGGATTACCACGAGTATGCCACGCTCAAGCGCCACGAAAGCCTGGCCGGATGCCTGGAAAGCCTGGGCAATCCACGGTTGTTCGCCTTCACCACCAAGGGCTCGCACCCGTTCCATGAAGTGGCTTATCAGCCCGGTGACGCGTTTCTGTTCGGGCCAGAGAGCCGCGGCCTGCCGGCCGAAGTGCTGGACAGCCTGCCGGCCGAGCAACGCCTGCGCCTGCCGATGCGGCCAGGGTGTCGCAGCCTGAACCTGTCCAATACCGTGGCGGTTACCGTCTATGAAGCCTGGCGGCAGAACGGGTTTGCCGGGAGCTGA
- the secB gene encoding protein-export chaperone SecB — protein sequence MTDQQTNGAAAEDNSPQFSMQRIYVRDLSFEAPKSPQIFRQTWEPSVALDLNTKQKALEGDFHEVVLTLSVTVKNGDEVAFIAEVQQAGIFLIKNLDASSMSHTLGAFCPNILFPYARETLDSLVTRGSFPALMLSPVNFDALYAQELQRMQETGETPTVQ from the coding sequence ATGACTGACCAACAGACCAACGGCGCTGCTGCAGAAGACAACAGCCCTCAGTTCTCCATGCAGCGCATCTACGTGCGCGACCTGTCGTTCGAGGCCCCGAAAAGCCCGCAGATCTTCCGTCAGACCTGGGAGCCAAGCGTTGCCCTGGACCTGAACACCAAGCAGAAGGCCCTGGAAGGCGACTTCCACGAAGTGGTACTGACCCTGTCGGTGACCGTCAAGAACGGCGACGAAGTAGCCTTCATCGCTGAAGTTCAGCAGGCCGGCATCTTCCTGATCAAGAACCTCGACGCTTCCTCGATGAGCCACACCCTCGGCGCGTTCTGCCCGAACATCCTGTTCCCGTACGCCCGTGAAACCCTGGACAGCCTGGTGACCCGCGGTTCGTTCCCGGCCCTGATGCTGTCGCCGGTCAACTTCGATGCCCTGTACGCGCAAGAGCTGCAGCGCATGCAGGAAACTGGCGAAACGCCGACCGTGCAGTAA
- the grxC gene encoding glutaredoxin 3, translated as MKPVIVYSSDYCPYCMRAKYLLESKGVAFEEIKVDGKPQVRAEMSQKAGRTSVPQIWIGSTHVGGCDDLYALERAGKLDALLAA; from the coding sequence ATGAAGCCCGTCATCGTCTATTCCAGCGACTACTGCCCCTACTGCATGCGCGCCAAGTACCTGCTCGAGAGCAAGGGCGTGGCCTTCGAGGAAATCAAGGTCGACGGCAAGCCGCAGGTTCGCGCCGAGATGAGCCAGAAGGCCGGCCGTACTTCGGTGCCGCAGATCTGGATCGGCAGCACCCACGTCGGCGGATGCGATGACCTCTATGCCCTGGAGCGCGCCGGCAAGCTCGACGCGCTGCTGGCGGCCTGA
- a CDS encoding rhodanese-like domain-containing protein, protein MVAHLIQFATDHYILVAIFVVLLVALLVNELRRGGQSLSNGQLTALVNADKALVIDIRPSKEYSAGHIVGALNIPQDKIASRMTELEKHKEKTLIVVDAMGQQSGAVCGELIKAGYTAAKLSGGVSSWKADNLPLVK, encoded by the coding sequence ATGGTTGCTCACCTGATTCAATTCGCGACAGATCACTACATCCTGGTGGCGATCTTCGTGGTTCTGCTGGTTGCACTGCTCGTCAATGAACTGCGCCGTGGCGGCCAGAGCCTGAGCAACGGCCAACTGACCGCGCTGGTCAATGCCGACAAGGCACTGGTCATCGACATTCGTCCTTCCAAGGAATACTCCGCCGGCCACATCGTCGGTGCGCTGAACATCCCGCAGGACAAGATCGCCAGCCGCATGACCGAGCTCGAGAAGCACAAAGAGAAGACCCTGATCGTCGTCGACGCGATGGGCCAGCAGTCCGGCGCGGTCTGCGGTGAGCTGATCAAGGCCGGTTACACTGCCGCCAAACTGAGCGGTGGCGTTTCCAGCTGGAAAGCCGATAACCTGCCCCTGGTGAAGTGA